In Myxococcus guangdongensis, one genomic interval encodes:
- a CDS encoding tetratricopeptide repeat protein, giving the protein MAKSSSRKSAAKAKVKVKKPAAPRTAAPRKSQAKRPARPPEPPPIVLEAEPVFPDEPTLEDAPKALPAGEEGGGRVLPFEIDPKRMEEGLRKLQGEVVHWANKGRYTRVRFKFRGKQLLPDLPLAAVVAAEGLTFYWGGILRVLIANVVGGSVFQVELVNDAEKRVQAGKEALLSGDVDQALALFREAVAMDRDSAPAHLNVGVALKLKGDKQGALAAFEKALEKDPEGPVGTEAERLAAPLRPSPV; this is encoded by the coding sequence ATGGCCAAGAGCTCCTCCCGCAAGTCCGCCGCGAAGGCGAAGGTGAAGGTGAAGAAGCCCGCCGCTCCCCGAACCGCCGCTCCCCGGAAGAGCCAGGCGAAGCGGCCCGCTCGCCCGCCCGAGCCGCCGCCCATCGTCCTCGAGGCCGAGCCCGTCTTCCCCGATGAGCCCACGCTGGAGGACGCCCCCAAGGCGCTGCCCGCGGGCGAGGAGGGAGGAGGCCGCGTGCTCCCCTTCGAAATCGACCCCAAGCGCATGGAAGAGGGCCTGCGCAAGCTCCAGGGCGAGGTGGTGCACTGGGCCAACAAGGGCCGCTACACCCGCGTGCGCTTCAAGTTCCGGGGCAAGCAGCTCTTGCCGGACCTGCCGCTCGCCGCCGTCGTCGCGGCGGAGGGGCTCACGTTCTACTGGGGCGGCATCCTGCGCGTGCTCATCGCCAACGTGGTGGGCGGCAGCGTGTTCCAGGTGGAGCTGGTGAATGACGCGGAGAAGCGCGTCCAGGCCGGCAAGGAGGCCCTGCTGTCGGGCGACGTGGACCAGGCGCTGGCCCTGTTCCGCGAGGCCGTCGCCATGGACCGCGACTCCGCGCCCGCACACCTCAACGTGGGCGTGGCGCTCAAGCTCAAGGGCGACAAGCAGGGGGCGCTCGCGGCCTTCGAGAAGGCCCTGGAGAAGGACCCCGAGGGCCCTGTTGGCACCGAGGCCGAGCGGCTGGCCGCCCCCCTTCGTCCCTCGCCCGTCTAG
- a CDS encoding M24 family metallopeptidase codes for MKRVRSALVATLLLAAPLAGATGKASIVSGDPWPRIRKERIQKLLPQAMARANVDAWVVLCRENDNDPLAIHVGGENAGGTAAFLFLRQGDTVRSLALSPVSEATALREVAPMDEVISVERGQDLYAQIAAKLSAAKPARIAINASTSVTVADGLSSSQRAALEKALTPALRKKLVSSEDVVSEWLSVKLPEEVDILRKAAALTAQLQIEAYATVVPGKTRDSDVARFLRKRMAELGVGDAWAPDQNPAVNSGPLRGHSHATEKVIQPGDFIQTDFGIRVGNLWVTDIQRFAYVLAPGQTQVPKDALERWEKGRQGNRVALAALKPGVSGWDVDKAQRVWMSEAGSEPMNMFGTGHPVGYWAHDVGPALSGGAKDKPKQGQSTRIIRTGQVFAFDGFFAWKEGPDAMRVLSVEEMAVVTETGAEYLIPPQEDLVLIPSPGTPGQQNPVAPAPR; via the coding sequence ATGAAGCGCGTCCGGTCCGCTCTCGTCGCCACCCTGCTCCTCGCCGCGCCCCTGGCGGGCGCGACGGGCAAGGCCTCCATCGTCTCCGGCGACCCGTGGCCACGCATCCGAAAGGAGCGCATCCAGAAGCTGCTGCCGCAGGCCATGGCGCGAGCGAACGTGGACGCCTGGGTGGTGCTCTGCCGGGAGAACGACAACGACCCGCTGGCCATCCACGTCGGCGGGGAGAACGCGGGCGGCACCGCGGCGTTCCTGTTCCTGCGACAGGGGGACACGGTGCGCTCGCTCGCGCTGTCGCCGGTGAGCGAGGCCACGGCGCTGCGCGAGGTGGCGCCGATGGACGAGGTCATCTCGGTGGAGCGCGGGCAGGACCTCTATGCGCAGATTGCCGCGAAGCTGTCGGCGGCGAAGCCCGCGCGCATCGCCATCAACGCGTCCACGTCCGTCACGGTGGCGGACGGGCTGTCGTCCTCGCAGCGCGCGGCGCTGGAGAAGGCGCTGACGCCCGCGCTGCGCAAGAAGCTGGTGTCGTCCGAGGACGTCGTCTCCGAGTGGCTGTCCGTGAAGCTGCCCGAGGAGGTGGACATCCTGCGCAAGGCCGCGGCGCTCACGGCGCAGCTGCAAATCGAGGCGTACGCCACGGTGGTGCCGGGCAAGACGCGTGACTCCGACGTCGCGCGCTTCCTTCGCAAGCGCATGGCGGAGCTGGGCGTGGGGGACGCGTGGGCGCCGGACCAGAACCCGGCGGTCAACAGCGGACCTCTGCGTGGCCACTCGCACGCCACGGAGAAGGTGATTCAGCCCGGTGACTTCATCCAGACAGACTTCGGCATCCGCGTGGGCAACTTGTGGGTGACGGACATCCAGCGCTTCGCCTACGTGCTCGCGCCAGGGCAGACCCAGGTGCCGAAGGACGCGCTGGAGCGGTGGGAGAAGGGCCGGCAGGGCAACCGCGTGGCGCTGGCGGCGCTCAAGCCGGGTGTCAGCGGCTGGGACGTGGACAAGGCGCAGCGCGTGTGGATGAGCGAGGCGGGCTCGGAGCCGATGAACATGTTCGGCACCGGCCACCCCGTGGGGTACTGGGCGCATGATGTGGGGCCCGCGCTCTCCGGTGGGGCGAAGGACAAGCCCAAGCAGGGCCAGTCCACGCGCATCATCCGGACGGGGCAGGTGTTCGCCTTCGACGGGTTCTTCGCGTGGAAGGAAGGCCCGGACGCGATGCGCGTCCTCTCCGTGGAGGAGATGGCCGTCGTCACCGAGACGGGCGCCGAGTACCTGATTCCGCCGCAGGAGGACCTGGTGCTCATCCCGTCGCCGGGCACCCCGGGTCAGCAGAACCCCGTGGCTCCCGCACCGCGCTGA
- a CDS encoding response regulator — MQTVLVIDDDLFVLSLVTDILQSAGFQVRTVQSPESAFQEELGSISAILCDYNMPSMNGADVLIAMRELKECDAPFIFLTGHEQLDDLIPVAIRYGAELLPKPIHPVELIRLLMKQLANVAA, encoded by the coding sequence ATGCAGACCGTGCTGGTGATTGACGATGACCTGTTCGTGCTCTCGCTGGTGACGGACATCCTGCAGAGCGCCGGCTTCCAGGTGCGCACGGTGCAGTCACCCGAGAGCGCGTTCCAGGAGGAGCTGGGGAGCATCTCCGCCATCCTCTGCGACTACAACATGCCGTCGATGAACGGCGCGGACGTGCTCATCGCCATGCGCGAGCTGAAGGAGTGCGACGCGCCCTTCATCTTCCTCACCGGCCACGAGCAGTTGGACGACCTCATCCCCGTCGCCATCCGCTACGGCGCGGAGCTGCTGCCCAAGCCCATCCACCCCGTGGAGCTGATTCGCCTGCTCATGAAGCAGCTCGCCAACGTGGCGGCGTGA
- a CDS encoding tetratricopeptide repeat protein, giving the protein MAETARYDALLAAGELDQARREAEAALKRDASDLAARVALARLAAFDGNEAQAESWLAGVSAEEPDVQLVRAALLTRRGDAAGALALYRKVAKARPQKAEAWFGQGYLLAEQGDNAGARTALEQAVKLSPSTAIHHFHLGRVLFAQENLKDGFHHLQESLRLNPRHGPSYLVLAVALQAGGELGAAEELLLTGIKALDGDPYLLNALCNVQLARGNLSGAVATAETLARVEPDAPAAQANLARLRLAQGRLTDALELCKKLASRGQATAQSCMVEGMALEAIEPVDIPAALTAWREAMKLDPDDWAPANNLGNLLMRIPEDELPGAGQQALEVLEEAHRRAPERPEPQLNLALVSARLGDKPRATQMAQSLLKLERLDPEWRDQAERLIKALAS; this is encoded by the coding sequence ATGGCGGAGACCGCCAGGTACGACGCACTTCTCGCAGCCGGGGAGCTGGACCAGGCACGCCGGGAGGCCGAGGCCGCGCTCAAGCGCGACGCCTCGGACCTGGCGGCCCGGGTCGCGCTCGCCCGGCTCGCGGCATTCGATGGCAACGAGGCCCAGGCCGAGTCATGGCTCGCGGGCGTGAGCGCGGAGGAGCCGGACGTGCAGCTGGTCCGGGCCGCGCTGCTCACCCGGCGAGGTGACGCGGCGGGCGCCCTGGCGCTCTACCGGAAGGTGGCGAAGGCGCGGCCCCAGAAGGCCGAGGCCTGGTTCGGCCAGGGCTACCTCCTGGCGGAGCAGGGCGACAACGCCGGCGCCCGCACCGCGCTCGAGCAGGCGGTGAAGCTGTCGCCGAGCACGGCCATCCATCACTTCCACCTGGGGCGCGTGCTCTTCGCCCAGGAGAACCTGAAGGACGGCTTCCACCACCTCCAGGAGTCGCTGCGCCTCAACCCGAGGCACGGGCCCAGCTACCTGGTGCTCGCGGTGGCGCTCCAGGCCGGCGGTGAGCTGGGCGCGGCCGAGGAGCTGTTGCTGACGGGCATCAAGGCGCTCGACGGCGACCCGTACCTGCTCAACGCGCTGTGCAACGTGCAGCTGGCGCGCGGCAACCTGAGCGGCGCGGTGGCCACGGCGGAGACGCTGGCGCGCGTGGAGCCGGACGCTCCCGCGGCGCAGGCGAACCTGGCGCGGCTGCGGCTGGCGCAGGGGCGGCTGACCGACGCGCTGGAGCTGTGCAAGAAGCTGGCGTCGCGCGGACAGGCCACCGCGCAGAGCTGCATGGTCGAGGGCATGGCGCTGGAGGCCATCGAGCCGGTGGACATCCCCGCCGCGCTGACGGCGTGGCGCGAGGCCATGAAGCTGGACCCGGATGACTGGGCCCCCGCCAACAACCTGGGCAATCTGCTGATGCGCATCCCGGAGGACGAGCTCCCGGGCGCGGGCCAGCAGGCACTGGAGGTGCTGGAAGAGGCGCACCGCCGCGCGCCGGAGCGCCCCGAGCCGCAGCTCAACCTGGCGCTCGTGAGCGCGCGCCTGGGCGACAAGCCGCGGGCGACGCAGATGGCTCAGTCGCTCTTGAAGCTGGAGCGCCTGGACCCCGAGTGGCGCGATCAGGCCGAGCGGCTCATCAAGGCGCTGGCCTCCTGA
- a CDS encoding DUF3592 domain-containing protein yields MQVLWVVVTAISALLAAVGVLFVVAGLKDVLRARRTLSWPTAPGTIRSAEEFERRLPVAGPAEPRIHYEAVVQYEYTVGRVLVGTSTLRVDPAAYTNPEHAQSVLRRYPPGQAVRVAYNPADPTDAVLEPGAHAPSFVRLGLGLGLVALGACMPLVARWFAARL; encoded by the coding sequence GTGCAAGTGCTCTGGGTCGTCGTCACCGCCATCTCCGCGCTGCTCGCGGCGGTGGGTGTCCTCTTCGTGGTCGCCGGTCTCAAGGACGTCCTGCGCGCCCGGCGCACCCTGAGCTGGCCCACGGCGCCGGGCACCATCCGCTCCGCCGAGGAGTTCGAGCGCCGCCTCCCCGTGGCCGGCCCGGCAGAGCCCCGCATCCACTACGAGGCCGTCGTCCAGTACGAGTACACCGTGGGCCGCGTGCTGGTCGGCACCTCCACCCTGCGCGTGGACCCCGCCGCGTACACCAACCCGGAGCACGCCCAGTCCGTCCTCCGGCGCTATCCCCCGGGGCAGGCCGTCCGGGTCGCCTACAACCCGGCGGACCCCACCGACGCGGTGCTGGAGCCCGGCGCGCACGCGCCCAGCTTCGTGCGGCTGGGGCTGGGGCTGGGGCTGGTGGCGCTCGGCGCCTGCATGCCGCTGGTGGCGCGCTGGTTCGCGGCGCGGCTGTAG
- a CDS encoding acyl-CoA thioesterase, whose product MRRDMTAAFVAASTPEPLEPNVYRTRFHADWYQGRGAYGGVVAGTALRALEHTLADAARPVRSFTMHFCSPAVEGEARVLTRIERAGKLVTHATVRVENDAGVVAVGSATFGASRGGALEYLDLTPPKVPSPLEVPATPDDVPMPDFCRHFEFRFCLGSAPYSGSDVAETGGWLRPRQPTVLDAPLCVGLMDAYPPAALSRVEGFRPAATVDFTVHFFHPLPMPGLKPDAHFLRTGRSRQAGEGYADDYQQLWTEDGVLLAQCRQLFVVMGG is encoded by the coding sequence GTGCGTCGCGACATGACCGCCGCCTTCGTCGCCGCCTCCACGCCCGAGCCGCTGGAACCCAACGTCTACCGCACCCGCTTCCACGCGGACTGGTACCAGGGGAGGGGCGCCTACGGCGGCGTGGTGGCGGGCACGGCGCTGCGCGCGCTGGAGCACACGCTGGCCGACGCGGCCCGGCCGGTGCGCTCCTTCACGATGCACTTCTGCTCCCCCGCGGTGGAGGGCGAGGCGCGGGTGCTGACGCGAATCGAGCGCGCCGGCAAGCTCGTCACCCACGCCACGGTGCGGGTGGAGAACGACGCGGGCGTGGTGGCCGTGGGCAGCGCGACCTTCGGCGCCTCGCGCGGCGGGGCCCTGGAGTACCTGGACCTGACGCCCCCCAAGGTCCCGTCCCCGCTGGAGGTCCCGGCGACACCCGACGACGTGCCCATGCCGGACTTCTGCCGCCACTTCGAGTTCCGCTTCTGCCTGGGCTCGGCGCCGTACTCGGGTTCGGACGTGGCGGAGACGGGCGGGTGGCTGCGCCCCCGGCAGCCCACGGTGCTGGACGCGCCCCTGTGCGTGGGGTTGATGGACGCCTATCCCCCGGCGGCCCTCTCCCGCGTGGAGGGCTTCCGCCCGGCGGCCACGGTGGACTTCACCGTGCACTTCTTCCACCCGCTGCCCATGCCCGGGCTGAAGCCGGACGCCCACTTCCTGCGCACCGGCCGCTCGCGTCAGGCAGGGGAGGGCTACGCGGACGACTACCAGCAGCTGTGGACCGAGGACGGCGTGCTCCTGGCCCAGTGCCGCCAGCTCTTCGTCGTCATGGGCGGCTGA